aattccaaaggaaaagctatgattgagaattaagtggccttcggatcgaggtaagtgtcgtgtctaactttagcttgagggaataggtattatatgtttatttgctacatgtttggttgttaaatacgatgtataggtgaagtgacgagcatctatgcgtcgttttcgagtcatagcatgcgagtgagattctattcttgtctattttgtagccttaaattctactatccatgcttagcgggttatttgaaatgttgggtgattTATATCtagtttcactgagatttggtaactttcaaatattaattcaaggttgagattatattgtgctattgattatgggtaaaataccgATTTCTTTGTGATGCTCCTATCTATcagttgttattgattctgtgatttgtgaggaggagtgtaaagcacaaagggtgatgccgtgcatgcattatttatattgtgaggaagagtataaagcacgaagggtaatgtcgtgtatattatgagatgtttaatgcacgaagagtgatgtcgtgtcgttctatttatttatttggcgaggttgagagtaaaggcacgaagggtgatgccgtaccgttctatttatttatttggcgaggttgagagtaaaagcacgaagggtgatgtcatgtcgttctatttatttatttggtgaggctgagagtaaaatcacgaaaggtgatgccgtgcagttttatttgctcaatttgtttaaggattttcggtttaattctgtctttttattattctcactctttatattgtattcccccactgtatgtccctttcccattatttctgcgttatttctttatttactgttattgccactagcatgattatactgttcaggttatatgtgggtgtcttgtcctagcctcgtcactactttgccgaggttaggctcgacacttaccagtatatggggtcggttgtactgatgctgcactctgcactttctatgcagaatTTAGTACCGGCTCAGGTTTATCGAGATTtttctattggtccgctgtccggagactcaaggtagatctgtcggcattcacagaccttgaagtcctcgtctatcttttatgtcctactgttttctttcattcaaacagttgtattctttcagactattacttgtagtaaattctagaatgctcgtgaattgtgactccagctccgggtggtagtaattaataaagttttataatattacgcacttattatatttcatcttagttaattattgttatttactgaatgaaaataaggaattggtttaaagattctctaacgttggcttgcctagcaagtgaaatgttaggtgctaTTACGGTCTCGTCGGTGGGAAATTCTGGGTCGTGATATTGATTGAATGACTCCCTTGTTTCTTAAGTCTTGGATCCTCCCGAATAAGCATACTGGATAATTCACTAACATTACACTTATCCTTAATTGTGTTATAGTTAATTTGAAATGGTCCATACTCAGAAGGCAACGAGTTCAGAATAAACTGAACCAAGAAGGAATCATCCACTTTCATCCCCAAGGTCTGAAGTCTTGCTGCAATGTTAGTCATCTCGGTGATATGGTTTTGCATACTACGCGACCCGTCAAACTTTATGGTCGTGAGTTCAATCATTAGTGTACCAGCGAGAGACTTATCTGCAGAACGAAAATGTTCTTTCACAAACTTCAGGTATTTTCTGGCACTTTCTGTTTTTGGAATAGTAATTTTAATGTTGTTGGCAATATTCATTCGCATAAACATAAGGCTTAGCCTATTAGAGCGTTCCCATGCTTTATGGAAAGACTTCTCATCCGCACTGCTCGAATCAGTAATGGCAGCGGGCTTATCATTCAGCAGAGCCAAGTCAAGATCCATCACACCTAAGGGGAACTGGACTTGCTCACGCCATTCAGAGAAGTTCAATCCGTTGAACACAGTAACAGACGAAGCATGCGAATGAAAAGGAATAGCTGCAAAATAGATAATACATGCTCACAAATCAATATGGATTCAACAAAATAGTTAAAGAATATCACAATTCTCCTTTGGGTAAATACTACGACACACTATCATaatttaaatgtcatttattctttaataggtaattaaatatttttaaccaaatatATATGCCATCTTTGGACAGACAATATATATTTGACTAAGAATATTAATTTACCTCATCATATTCACTATTCATAGAATAATTATTCACCTTTCGGTAAAATCCTTAAGTTCTAGCAAtagtgaaaattaatttatccactaatttttaattataggcattttattaattttatggaTAAACTATAACATAAGTGCACACACAAAATAGAGATCATAAGATTTTATGCATGTGATTACTTTAAACAATCTAGTTTGGTCACTTTggtgactaacaaactatataCACATTAATCacatacataaaataaataataaatagctTTATCAACTAATAGcccaaaataaattattaaataaacCCAAACAAATTACTTCATAGCCTAAAGTTAACAGTAACTGATCTAATTTTTAAATCTTTCATAAAAAAGAATTTTTCATAATGGCTTAGAACGTTGGAACATAATATCCTTAAGCATTCAAAAGGAGAAATTTAGACAACATAAATATATGAGGCAAACTTTAAATGGATACCTAATACATAAAGAATCAAACATTGAAGGTTACTGCTTTAAAGAAATAGATACATTTGGGTGGGATTGTAGAGGAATTTAATTCCACAAATATTCATTCCCAATATAAAACTTCATTAGATTTCGTTAACTGTAGTAACACTTTATTGGTGAATCTTAAGCAAAATTCATCACAGGGAAAAATTCATCACAGCGTCCGACCTTTCTTCGTTCAAATAGAAAATTTTACATAATTTATTACTAGCAGTTCATAAAAGAAATTTCATACTTTATTAGATATCCTAAAATTAAAGAACTGGAATCAGAAACGAGATTATTACAAATTCAATTAGAACAGTACGCATCAACATAAAGATATAGTCTTTTTTTTACGAAGATTATCAGTTCAAATATCCAGGCTCGTGATACCACATGTGAGCATAAACTTTAATTGCATATCAGGATCTTAAACATGATAATCTTACACAAAATCGTacagaaaacatacctgaatcgtaAGCCATCATCGTGA
The nucleotide sequence above comes from Nicotiana tabacum cultivar K326 chromosome 12, ASM71507v2, whole genome shotgun sequence. Encoded proteins:
- the LOC107815912 gene encoding uncharacterized protein LOC107815912, with translation MAYDSAIPFHSHASSVTVFNGLNFSEWREQVQFPLGVMDLDLALLNDKPAAITDSSSADEKSFHKAWERSNRLSLMFMRMNIANNIKITIPKTESARKYLKFVKEHFRSADKSLAGTLMIELTTIKFDGSRSMQNHITEMTNIAARLQTLGMKVDDSFLVQFILNSLPSEYGPFQINYNTIKDKCNVSELSSMLIREDPRLKKQGSHSINITTQNFPPTRP